In the genome of Vicia villosa cultivar HV-30 ecotype Madison, WI linkage group LG7, Vvil1.0, whole genome shotgun sequence, one region contains:
- the LOC131616177 gene encoding uncharacterized protein LOC131616177 has translation MSFVKSPLYGLKNDEIRGQASEILGRHNLEKHLAQSNFKSNDALNQVEDLETMELYSRARRQEEEILSLREQIAASCMTELQLLNEKCKLEREFSELRMAIDDKQNEAITSASNDLARRKGYLEENLKLAHDLKVAEDERYVFMSSMLGLLAEYGLWPRVMNASSVSNYVKHLHDRLQWRIRNSHDRIGEITSGLENHADNGNHIVESPGSAHLTNHTHNEFMFQHNFPQQNPIDHEQHHQPMSNMTGYINPDVNGAFKRVSYQDISHADRDLSSFRHGSIDQIGAHERTGERTFVNGNSNMYQPSHEHDETASSVSEDGPGIENFQICGDAIPGEKLLGCGYPVRRTSLCMFQWVRHLQDGTRQYIEGATNPEYVVTADDVDKLIAVECIPMDDKGRQGEIVRLFANDQNKITCDPEMQHEIDTFLSKGEAIFSVLLLMDSSENWEQATLFLRRSGYQIKINGTEAPVVAEKFSKDLSIKVPCGLSTQFVLTCSDGSSHPLSTFSVRMRDTLVLTMRLFQSKVLDDKRKGRA, from the exons ATGTCTTTTGTTAAAAGCCCTTTGTACGGGCTTAAAAATGATGAGATTCGGGGTCAAGCCTCTGAAATCCTAGGCAG GCACAATCTTGAGAAACACCTGGCTCAAAGCAATTTCAAAAGCAATGATGCACTCAATCAAGTTGAGGACCTAGAAACTATG GAACTTTATTCACGAGCCAGGAGGCAAGAAGAAGAGATCCTCTCCCTTCGTGAACAGATTGCGGCTTCCTGTATGACG GAGTTGCAGCTTTTGAATGAGAAATGCAAACTAGAGAGAGAATTTTCGGAATTAAGAATG GCAATTGATGACAAGCAAAATGAAGCCATCACATCTGCCTCTAATGATCTGGCTCGAAGGAAAGGTTATCTAGAAGAAAATTTAAAACTTGCCCATGATTTGAAA GTTGCTGAGGACGAGAGATATGTCTTTATGTCATCTATGCTTGGATTGCTGGCAGAATATGGTCTGTGGCCTCGTGTTATGAATGCCTCATCAGTATCCAACTATGTAAAG CATTTACATGATCGATTACAATGGAGGATTCGGAATTCACAT GATAGAATTGGAGAGATAACTTCTGGGCTAGAAAACCATGCAGATAATGGTAATCATATTGTTGAAAGTCCGGGTTCTGCACATTTGACAAATCACACTCATAACGAATTCATG TTTCAGCATAACTTTCCCCAGCAAAATCCTATTGACCATGAACAACATCATCAACCAATGAGCAATATGACAGGATATATAAACCCAGATGTAAACGGAGCATTCAAAAGGGTCAGCTATCAGGACATTTCTCATGCTGATAG GGACCTATCTTCTTTCCGACATGGTTCTATTGATCAAATCGGTGCACATGAGAGAACTGGAGAAAGAACATTTGTAAATGGCAATAGCAACATGTATCAACCTTCACATGAGCATGATGAGACTGCTTCCTCTGTTTCTGAGG ATGGCCCTGGCAttgagaattttcaaatttgtggTGATGCTATTCCTGGAGAAAAACTTCTTGGATGTGGATATCCAGTCCGTAGAACTTCTCTTTGTATGTTTCAG TGGGTTCGGCATCTTCAAGATGGCACTAGGCAGTACATTGAAG GAGCCACAAACCCAGAGTATGTAGTTACAGCCGATGATGTTGATAAATTGATAGCGGTTGAGTGTATTCCAATGGATGATAAAGGCCGTCAG GGGGAGATAGTGAGACTTTTTGCTAATGACCAAAACAAAATAACATGTG ACCCAGAAATGCAGCATGAGATTGATACATTCCTGTCTAAAGGAGAAGCAATCTTCAGTGTTCTACTTCTG ATGGATTCTTCTGAAAATTGGGAACAAGCAACTCTATTCTTAAGACGATCTGGATACCAAATTAAGATAAATGGTACTGAAGCTCCAGTAGTTGCTGAGAAATTCTCAAAGGACTTATCG ATTAAAGTTCCGTGTGGTCTCTCAACACAATTTGTGTTAACATGTTCGGACGGATCTTCTCATCCTCTAAGCACATTTAGTGTCCG AATGCGAGACACGCTTGTGTTAACCATGCGACTCTTCCAGAGTAAG GTATTGGATGACAAAAGGAAAGGAAGAGCATGA
- the LOC131619836 gene encoding uncharacterized protein LOC131619836, translating into MKGEEGVKTTTTTTLEAPKDVPAVDYVAADAVEEIEEHGNDSLAEKENSQVEKEVSDYEDEEKEEEDEDESDEENGDADLEGLSLDDGFFEVEAIQRKRYRKGKLEYFVKWSGWDESANTWEPRDNLVALPEIVRAFEERLQSTPHQKRKRTQSSNSAPLKKRVERSATPYSLRGIKTGTTSTNHSKAANSNSQPAAPLNEQPSILDTPAFPQTVLFADEVENYGEGSGLEKVNQANDDMSVDPPEDVLRNNEENESDPKLTPNIEANKSDPKLTPNIEENKSDPELTPNTEENKSGPKLTRKIEEKKSGPKLTRKIEEKKPGPKLTRKNKASKSDPKPTPNNEENKSGPRLTRKIKANKSDSKLTPKIEENKSDPRLTRKNKANKLDPKPTPNTEENKSGPRLTRKNKANKSDPKLTPNIEENKSGPRLTRKNKANKSDSKLTPKIEENKSGLRLTRKNKANRSDSKPTPKIEEKKLGPRLTRKNKANKSGPKLTPNIEKKVSDPKHTPNIEEKEWDPKVTRKENKSDSKLTPNVEENKSDPKLTPNIEENESDPKLIPNKEENKVDPKLTSKIEENKYDPKITPNKEGNKSDPKLSEHKATATNENDANNLAIQFEEAVTPPIKPHMTEQPTAVFTEGITKQSAGSAEPVQTGSGRLGTRRRKTTAKRFTGSSIARKPDGTAEPAQTGATDIAAPSSHTATEPVKPGPDIVEIVKPVGYSAAEASTKQEASVTFKVKREK; encoded by the exons ATGAAGGGTGAAGAAGGGgtgaagacaacaacaacaacaaccttggaaGCTCCGAAGGATGTTCCAGCTGTGGATTATGTTGCTGCTGATGCtgttgaagaaattgaagagcaTGGAAATGACTCTTTAGCTGAAAAGGAAAATTCTCAGGTGGAAAAAGAGGTATCAGattatgaagatgaagaaaaagaagaagaagatgaagatgaatcagATGAAGAAAATGGAGATGCTGATCTTGAAGGTTTATCTCTTGATGATGGCTTCTTTGAAGTTGAAGCTATTCAGCGCAAGAGATACCGCAAG GGAAAGTTGGAGTACTTTGTGAAATG GTCGGGATGGGATGAGTCAGCAAATACCTGGGAGCCTCGAGATAATTTGGTTGCTCTTCCTGAGATTGTTCGAGCTTTTGAGGAACG CTTGCAATCGACACCGCATCAGAAGCGCAAGCGCACGCAATCTAGTAATAGCGCTCCACTCAAGAAAAGGGTGGAGCGTTCCGCCACTCCTTACAGCCTTAGAGGCATAAAAACTGGCACAACTAGCACCAACCATTCAAAGGCGGCTAACAGTAATTCACAGCCCGCCGCCCCTCTCAATGAACAACCCAGTATTCTCGACACTCCTGCATTTCCTCAGACCGTGCTGTTTGCTGACGAAGTAGAAAATTATGGTGAAGGAAGCGGTcttgaaaaagtcaatcaggctAATGATGATATGTCTGTGGATCCTCCAGAAGATGTTCTTCGAAATAATGAGGAAAACGAGTCTGATCCTAAGCTTACTCCAAACATCGAAGCAAACAAGTCGGATCCTAAGCTTACTCCAAACATTGAAGAAAACAAGTCTGATCCTGAGCTTACTCCAAACACCGAGGAAAACAAGTCTGGTCCTAAGCTTACtcgaaaaattgaagaaaagaagTCTGGTCCTAAGCTTACtcgaaaaattgaagaaaagaaaCCTGGTCCTAAGCTTACTCGAAAAAATAAGGCAAGCAAATCTGATCCTAAGCCTACCCCAAACAATGAAGAAAACAAGTCCGGTCCTAGGCTTACTCGAAAAATTAAGGCAAATAAGTCTGATTCTAAGCTTActccaaaaattgaagaaaacaaGTCGGATCCTAGGCTTACTCGAAAAAATAAGGCAAATAAATTGGATCCTAAGCCTACTCCAAACACTGAAGAAAACAAGTCAGGTCCTAGGCTTACTCGAAAAAATAAGGCAAATAAATCGGATCCTAAGCTTACTCCAAACATTGAAGAAAACAAGTCGGGTCCTAGGCTTACTCGAAAAAACAAGGCAAATAAGTCTGATTCTAAGCTTActccaaaaattgaagaaaacaaGTCGGGTCTTAGGCTTACTCGAAAAAATAAGGCAAATAGGTCCGATTCTAAGCCTActccaaaaattgaagaaaaaaagttgGGTCCTAGGCTTACTCGAAAAAATAAGGCAAACAAGTCGGGTCCTAAGCTTACTCCAAACATTGAAAAAAAAGTGTCTGATCCTAAGCATACTCCAAACATTGAAGAAAAAGAGTGGGATCCTAAGGTTACTCGAAAGGAAAACAAGTCTGATTCAAAGCTTACTCCAAATGTCGAAGAAAACAAGTCCGATCCTAAGCTTACTCCAAACATTGAAGAAAACGAGTCTGATCCTAAGCTTATTCCAAACAAGGAGGAAAACAAGGTTGATCCTAAGCTTACTTCAAAGATTGAAGAAAACAAGTATGATCCTAAGATAACTCCAAACAAGGAGGGAAACAAGTCTGATCCTAAGCTTAGCGAACATAAAGCTACAGCAACCAATGAAAATGACGCTAACAACCTCGCTATACAGTTTGAAGAAGCCGTGACTCCTCCTATAAAACCTCACATGACTGAGCAGCCAACTGCGGTTTTCACAGAAGGGATTACCAAACAAAGTGCAGGTAGCGCAGAACCGGTTCAAACTGGCTCCGGACGGTTAGGAACCAGACGGAGAAAAACTACTGCGAAGAGGTTCACCGGATCTTCAATTGCTCGTAAGCCCGATGGTACAGCTGAACCAGCACAAACAGGAGCTACTGATATTGCGGCTCCTAGTAGTCACACAGCGACAGAACCTGTGAAACCAGGGCCTGACATTGTTGAGATTGTGAAGCCGGTAGGCTATTCTGCTGCAGAAGCCAGCACCAAGCAGGAAGCTTCGGTGACCTTCAAGGTTAAAAG AGAAAAATAG
- the LOC131618038 gene encoding uncharacterized protein LOC131618038 isoform X2 — translation MKGEEGVKTTTTTTLEAPKDVAAVDYVAADAVEEIEEHGNDSLAEKENSQVEKEVSYYEDEEKEEEDEDESDEENGDAADLEGLSLDDGFFEVEAIQRKRYRKGKLEYFVKWSGWDESANTWEPRDNLVALPEIVRAFEERLQSTPHQKRKRTQSSNSAPLKKRVERSATPYSLRGIKTGTTSTNHSKAADSNSQPAAPLNEQPSILDTPAFPQTVLFADEVENYGEGSGLEKVNQANDDMSVDPPEDVPRKNEENESDPKLTPNIEENKSDPKLTPNIEENKSDPELTPNIEENKSGPKLTRKIEEKKSGPKLTRKIEEKKSGPKLTRKNKASKSDPKPTPNNEENKSGPRLTRKNKTKKSDPKPTPNTEENKSGPRLTRKNKANKSDPKLTPNIEENKSGPRLTRKNKANKSDSKLTPKIEENKSGLRLTRKNKANKSDSKLTPKIEEKKLGPRLTRKNKANKSGPKLTPNIEKKVSDPKHTPNIEEKEWDPKVTRKENKSDSKLTPNVEENNSDPKLTPNIEENESDPKLIPNKEENKVDPKLTSKIEENKYDPKITPNKEGNKSDPKLSEHKATATNENDANNLAIQFEEAVTPPIKPHMTEQPTAVFTEGITKQSAGSAEPVQTGSGRLGTRRRKTTAKRFTGSSIARKPDGTAEPAQTGATDIAAPSSHTATEPVKPGPDIVEIVKPVGYSAAEASTKQEASVTFKVKS, via the exons ATGAAGGGTGAAGAAGGGgtgaagacaacaacaacaacaaccttggaaGCTCCGAAGGATGTTGCAGCTGTTGATTATGTTGCTGCTGATGCtgttgaagaaattgaagagcaTGGAAATGACTCTTTAGCTGAAAAGGAAAATTCTCAGGTGGAAAAAGAGGTATCATattatgaagatgaagaaaaagaagaagaagatgaagatgaatcagATGAAGAAAATGGAGATGCTGCTGATCTTGAAGGTCTATCTCTTGATGATGGCTTCTTTGAAGTTGAAGCTATTCAGCGCAAGAGATACCGCAAG GGAAAGTTGGAGTACTTTGTGAAATG GTCGGGATGGGATGAGTCAGCAAATACTTGGGAGCCTCGAGATAATTTGGTTGCTCTTCCTGAGATTGTTCGAGCTTTTGAGGAACG CTTGCAATCGACACCGCATCAGAAGCGCAAGCGAACGCAATCTAGTAATAGCGCTCCACTCAAGAAAAGGGTGGAGCGTTCCGCCACTCCTTATAGCCTTAGAGGCATAAAAACTGGTACAACTAGCACCAACCATTCAAAGGCGGCTGACAGTAATTCACAACCCGCCGCCCCTCTCAATGAGCAACCCAGTATTCTCGACACTCCTGCATTTCCTCAGACCGTGCTGTTTGCTGACGAAGTAGAAAATTACGGTGAAGGAAGCGGTcttgaaaaagtcaatcaggctAATGATGATATGTCTGTGGATCCTCCAGAAGATGTTcctcgaaagaatgaggaaaacGAGTCTGATCCTAAGCTTACTCCAAACATCGAAGAAAACAAGTCGGATCCTAAGCTTACTCCAAACATTGAAGAAAACAAGTCTGATCCTGAGCTTACTCCAAACATCGAGGAAAACAAGTCTGGTCCTAAGCTTACtcgaaaaattgaagaaaagaagTCTGGTCCTAAGCTTACtcgaaaaattgaagaaaagaaaTCTGGTCCTAAGCTTACTCGAAAAAATAAGGCAAGCAAATCTGATCCTAAGCCTACCCCAAACAATGAAGAAAACAAGTCGGGTCCTAGGCTTACTCGAAAAAATAAGACAAAGAAATCTGATCCTAAGCCTACTCCAAACACTGAAGAAAACAAGTCAGGTCCTAGGCTTACTCGAAAAAATAAGGCAAATAAATCGGATCCTAAGCTTACTCCAAACATTGAAGAAAACAAGTCGGGTCCTAGGCTTACTCGAAAAAACAAGGCAAATAAGTCTGATTCTAAGCTTActccaaaaattgaagaaaacaaGTCGGGTCTTAGGCTTACTCGAAAAAATAAGGCAAATAAGTCCGATTCTAAGCTTActccaaaaattgaagaaaaaaagttgGGTCCTAGGCTTACTCGAAAAAATAAGGCAAACAAGTCGGGTCCTAAGCTTACTCCAAACATTGAAAAAAAAGTGTCTGATCCTAAGCATACTCCAAACATTGAAGAAAAAGAGTGGGATCCTAAGGTTACTCGAAAGGAAAACAAGTCTGATTCAAAGCTTACTCCAAATGTCGAAGAAAACAATTCTGATCCTAAGCTTACTCCAAACATTGAAGAAAACGAGTCTGATCCTAAGCTTATTCCAAACAAGGAGGAAAACAAGGTTGATCCTAAGCTTACTTCAAAGATTGAAGAAAACAAGTATGATCCTAAGATAACTCCAAACAAGGAGGGAAACAAGTCTGATCCTAAGCTTAGCGAACATAAAGCTACAGCAACCAATGAAAATGACGCTAACAACCTCGCTATACAGTTTGAAGAAGCTGTGACTCCTCCTATAAAACCTCACATGACTGAGCAGCCAACTGCGGTTTTCACAGAAGGGATTACCAAACAAAGTGCAGGTAGCGCAGAACCGGTTCAAACTGGCTCCGGACGGTTAGGAACCAGACGGAGAAAAACTACTGCGAAGAGGTTCACCGGATCTTCAATTGCTCGTAAGCCCGATGGTACAGCTGAACCAGCACAAACAGGAGCTACTGATATTGCGGCTCCTAGTAGTCACACAGCGACAGAACCTGTGAAACCAGGGCCTGACATTGTTGAGATTGTGAAGCCGGTAGGCTATTCTGCTGCAGAAGCCAGCACCAAGCAGGAAGCTTCGGTGACCTTCAAGGTTAAAAG cTGA
- the LOC131618038 gene encoding uncharacterized protein LOC131618038 isoform X1, producing MKGEEGVKTTTTTTLEAPKDVAAVDYVAADAVEEIEEHGNDSLAEKENSQVEKEVSYYEDEEKEEEDEDESDEENGDAADLEGLSLDDGFFEVEAIQRKRYRKGKLEYFVKWSGWDESANTWEPRDNLVALPEIVRAFEERLQSTPHQKRKRTQSSNSAPLKKRVERSATPYSLRGIKTGTTSTNHSKAADSNSQPAAPLNEQPSILDTPAFPQTVLFADEVENYGEGSGLEKVNQANDDMSVDPPEDVPRKNEENESDPKLTPNIEENKSDPKLTPNIEENKSDPELTPNIEENKSGPKLTRKIEEKKSGPKLTRKIEEKKSGPKLTRKNKASKSDPKPTPNNEENKSGPRLTRKNKTKKSDPKPTPNTEENKSGPRLTRKNKANKSDPKLTPNIEENKSGPRLTRKNKANKSDSKLTPKIEENKSGLRLTRKNKANKSDSKLTPKIEEKKLGPRLTRKNKANKSGPKLTPNIEKKVSDPKHTPNIEEKEWDPKVTRKENKSDSKLTPNVEENNSDPKLTPNIEENESDPKLIPNKEENKVDPKLTSKIEENKYDPKITPNKEGNKSDPKLSEHKATATNENDANNLAIQFEEAVTPPIKPHMTEQPTAVFTEGITKQSAGSAEPVQTGSGRLGTRRRKTTAKRFTGSSIARKPDGTAEPAQTGATDIAAPSSHTATEPVKPGPDIVEIVKPVGYSAAEASTKQEASVTFKVKREK from the exons ATGAAGGGTGAAGAAGGGgtgaagacaacaacaacaacaaccttggaaGCTCCGAAGGATGTTGCAGCTGTTGATTATGTTGCTGCTGATGCtgttgaagaaattgaagagcaTGGAAATGACTCTTTAGCTGAAAAGGAAAATTCTCAGGTGGAAAAAGAGGTATCATattatgaagatgaagaaaaagaagaagaagatgaagatgaatcagATGAAGAAAATGGAGATGCTGCTGATCTTGAAGGTCTATCTCTTGATGATGGCTTCTTTGAAGTTGAAGCTATTCAGCGCAAGAGATACCGCAAG GGAAAGTTGGAGTACTTTGTGAAATG GTCGGGATGGGATGAGTCAGCAAATACTTGGGAGCCTCGAGATAATTTGGTTGCTCTTCCTGAGATTGTTCGAGCTTTTGAGGAACG CTTGCAATCGACACCGCATCAGAAGCGCAAGCGAACGCAATCTAGTAATAGCGCTCCACTCAAGAAAAGGGTGGAGCGTTCCGCCACTCCTTATAGCCTTAGAGGCATAAAAACTGGTACAACTAGCACCAACCATTCAAAGGCGGCTGACAGTAATTCACAACCCGCCGCCCCTCTCAATGAGCAACCCAGTATTCTCGACACTCCTGCATTTCCTCAGACCGTGCTGTTTGCTGACGAAGTAGAAAATTACGGTGAAGGAAGCGGTcttgaaaaagtcaatcaggctAATGATGATATGTCTGTGGATCCTCCAGAAGATGTTcctcgaaagaatgaggaaaacGAGTCTGATCCTAAGCTTACTCCAAACATCGAAGAAAACAAGTCGGATCCTAAGCTTACTCCAAACATTGAAGAAAACAAGTCTGATCCTGAGCTTACTCCAAACATCGAGGAAAACAAGTCTGGTCCTAAGCTTACtcgaaaaattgaagaaaagaagTCTGGTCCTAAGCTTACtcgaaaaattgaagaaaagaaaTCTGGTCCTAAGCTTACTCGAAAAAATAAGGCAAGCAAATCTGATCCTAAGCCTACCCCAAACAATGAAGAAAACAAGTCGGGTCCTAGGCTTACTCGAAAAAATAAGACAAAGAAATCTGATCCTAAGCCTACTCCAAACACTGAAGAAAACAAGTCAGGTCCTAGGCTTACTCGAAAAAATAAGGCAAATAAATCGGATCCTAAGCTTACTCCAAACATTGAAGAAAACAAGTCGGGTCCTAGGCTTACTCGAAAAAACAAGGCAAATAAGTCTGATTCTAAGCTTActccaaaaattgaagaaaacaaGTCGGGTCTTAGGCTTACTCGAAAAAATAAGGCAAATAAGTCCGATTCTAAGCTTActccaaaaattgaagaaaaaaagttgGGTCCTAGGCTTACTCGAAAAAATAAGGCAAACAAGTCGGGTCCTAAGCTTACTCCAAACATTGAAAAAAAAGTGTCTGATCCTAAGCATACTCCAAACATTGAAGAAAAAGAGTGGGATCCTAAGGTTACTCGAAAGGAAAACAAGTCTGATTCAAAGCTTACTCCAAATGTCGAAGAAAACAATTCTGATCCTAAGCTTACTCCAAACATTGAAGAAAACGAGTCTGATCCTAAGCTTATTCCAAACAAGGAGGAAAACAAGGTTGATCCTAAGCTTACTTCAAAGATTGAAGAAAACAAGTATGATCCTAAGATAACTCCAAACAAGGAGGGAAACAAGTCTGATCCTAAGCTTAGCGAACATAAAGCTACAGCAACCAATGAAAATGACGCTAACAACCTCGCTATACAGTTTGAAGAAGCTGTGACTCCTCCTATAAAACCTCACATGACTGAGCAGCCAACTGCGGTTTTCACAGAAGGGATTACCAAACAAAGTGCAGGTAGCGCAGAACCGGTTCAAACTGGCTCCGGACGGTTAGGAACCAGACGGAGAAAAACTACTGCGAAGAGGTTCACCGGATCTTCAATTGCTCGTAAGCCCGATGGTACAGCTGAACCAGCACAAACAGGAGCTACTGATATTGCGGCTCCTAGTAGTCACACAGCGACAGAACCTGTGAAACCAGGGCCTGACATTGTTGAGATTGTGAAGCCGGTAGGCTATTCTGCTGCAGAAGCCAGCACCAAGCAGGAAGCTTCGGTGACCTTCAAGGTTAAAAG AGAAAAATAG
- the LOC131619837 gene encoding uncharacterized protein LOC131619837, with amino-acid sequence MKGEEGVKTTTTTTLEAPKDVAAVDYVAADAVEEIEEHGNDSLAEKENSQVEKEVSYYEDEEKEEEDEDESDEENGDAADLEGLSLDDGFFEVEAIQRKRYRKGKLEYFVKWSGWDESANTWEPRDNLVALPEIVRAFEERLQSTPHQKRKRTQSSNSAPLKKRVERSATPYSLRGIKTGTTSTNHSKAADSNSQPAAPLNEQPSILDTPAFPQTVLFADEVENYGEGSGLEKVNQANDDMSVDPPEDVPRKNEENESDPKLTPNIEENKSDPKLTPNIEENKSDPELTPNIEENKSGPKLTRKIEEKKSGPKLTRKIEEKKSGPKLTRKNKASKSDPKPTPNNEENKSGPRLTRKNKTKKSDPKPTPNTEENKSGPRLTRKNKANKSDPKLTPNIEENKSGPRLTRKNKANKSDSKLTPKIEENKSGLRLTRKNKANKSDSKLTPKIEEKKLGPRLTRKNKANKSGPKLTPNIEKKVSDPKHTPNIEEKEWDPKVTRKENKSDSKLTPNVEENNSDPKLFPNIEENESDPKLIPNKEENKVDPKLTSKIEENKYDPNITPNKEGNKSDPKLSEHKATATNENDANNLAIQFEEAVTPPIKPHMTEQPTAVFTEGITKQSAA; translated from the exons ATGAAGGGTGAAGAAGGGgtgaagacaacaacaacaacaaccttggaaGCTCCGAAGGATGTTGCAGCTGTTGATTATGTTGCTGCTGATGCtgttgaagaaattgaagagcaTGGAAATGACTCTTTAGCTGAAAAGGAAAATTCTCAGGTGGAAAAAGAGGTATCATattatgaagatgaagaaaaagaagaagaagatgaagatgaatcagATGAAGAAAATGGAGATGCTGCTGATCTTGAAGGTCTATCTCTTGATGATGGCTTCTTTGAAGTTGAAGCTATTCAGCGCAAGAGATACCGCAAG GGAAAGTTGGAGTACTTTGTGAAATG GTCGGGATGGGATGAGTCAGCAAATACTTGGGAGCCTCGAGATAATTTGGTTGCTCTTCCTGAGATTGTTCGAGCTTTTGAGGAACG CTTGCAATCGACACCGCATCAGAAGCGCAAGCGAACGCAATCTAGTAATAGCGCTCCACTCAAGAAAAGGGTGGAGCGTTCCGCCACTCCTTATAGCCTTAGAGGCATAAAAACTGGTACAACTAGCACCAACCATTCAAAGGCGGCTGACAGTAATTCACAACCCGCCGCCCCTCTCAATGAGCAACCCAGTATTCTCGACACTCCTGCATTTCCTCAGACCGTGCTGTTTGCTGACGAAGTAGAAAATTACGGTGAAGGAAGCGGTcttgaaaaagtcaatcaggctAATGATGATATGTCTGTGGATCCTCCAGAAGATGTTcctcgaaagaatgaggaaaacGAGTCTGATCCTAAGCTTACTCCAAACATCGAAGAAAACAAGTCGGATCCTAAGCTTACTCCAAACATTGAAGAAAACAAGTCTGATCCTGAGCTTACTCCAAACATCGAGGAAAACAAGTCTGGTCCTAAGCTTACtcgaaaaattgaagaaaagaagTCTGGTCCTAAGCTTACtcgaaaaattgaagaaaagaaaTCTGGTCCTAAGCTTACTCGAAAAAATAAGGCAAGCAAATCTGATCCTAAGCCTACCCCAAACAATGAAGAAAACAAGTCGGGTCCTAGGCTTACTCGAAAAAATAAGACAAAGAAATCTGATCCTAAGCCTACTCCAAACACTGAAGAAAACAAGTCAGGTCCTAGGCTTACTCGAAAAAATAAGGCAAATAAATCGGATCCTAAGCTTACTCCAAACATTGAAGAAAACAAGTCGGGTCCTAGGCTTACTCGAAAAAACAAGGCAAATAAGTCTGATTCTAAGCTTActccaaaaattgaagaaaacaaGTCGGGTCTTAGGCTTACTCGAAAAAATAAGGCAAATAAGTCCGATTCTAAGCTTActccaaaaattgaagaaaaaaagttgGGTCCTAGGCTTACTCGAAAAAATAAGGCAAACAAGTCGGGTCCTAAGCTTACTCCAAACATTGAAAAAAAAGTGTCTGATCCTAAGCATACTCCAAACATTGAAGAAAAAGAGTGGGATCCTAAGGTTACTCGAAAGGAAAACAAGTCTGATTCAAAGCTTACTCCAAATGTCGAAGAAAACAATTCTGATCCTAAGCTTTTTCCAAACATTGAAGAAAACGAGTCTGATCCTAAGCTTATTCCAAACAAGGAGGAAAACAAGGTTGATCCTAAGCTTACTTCAAAGATTGAAGAAAACAAGTATGATCCTAATATAACTCCAAACAAGGAGGGAAACAAGTCTGATCCTAAGCTTAGCGAACATAAAGCTACAGCAACCAATGAAAATGACGCTAACAACCTCGCTATACAGTTTGAAGAAGCCGTGACTCCTCCTATAAAACCTCACATGACTGAGCAGCCAACTGCGGTTTTCACAGAAGGGATTACCAAACAAAGTGCAG CCTGA